A window from Primulina huaijiensis isolate GDHJ02 chromosome 11, ASM1229523v2, whole genome shotgun sequence encodes these proteins:
- the LOC140988732 gene encoding early nodulin-like protein 9 produces the protein MARFNVIYFLGIFNVLLLIKKNDAFEFKVGGSKGTWTAPADPNSSEYNQWAERNRFQIGDSLLFVYDADQDSVLQVNKDDYTNCNIASPIAKHNDGHTVIKLDQSGPHYFISGVDDNCRKNEKLVVVVMADRSNRSPPPAPPSDDDTNPTAAPSQEASPPNNGVSSIVHGVVGTIGFALLGSSLLLAI, from the exons ATGGCTCGATTTAATGTCATCTATTTCTTGGggattttcaatgttttattGCTGATTAAGAAAAATGACGCATTTGAATTTAAGGTTGGTGGCTCCAAAGGTACTTGGACAGCTCCTGCTGATCCTAATTCTTCCGAGTACAATCAATGGGCCGAAAGAAATCGGTTTCAAATCGGGGATTCATTGT TGTTTGTGTATGATGCTGACCAAGATTCTGTTCTGCAAGTTAACAAAGATGATTATACAAACTGCAACATTGCGTCTCCTATTGCGAAACACAATGATGGGCATACCGTGATTAAGCTGGATCAATCAGGACCACATTATTTCATTAGTGGAGTGGATGATAATTGTCGTAAAAATGAGAAGTTGGTAGTAGTTGTGATGGCAGATAGAAGCAATCGTTCTCCTCCTCCCGCTCCACCTTCCGATGATGACACAAACCCGACTGCAGCTCCCTCGCAAGAAGCTTCTCCTCCTAATAATGGTGTTTCTTCCATTGTTCATGGTGTCGTTGGAACCATTGGATTTGCGCTTCTTGGTTCATCACTTCTTCTGGCTATTTAA
- the LOC140987203 gene encoding electron transfer flavoprotein subunit alpha, mitochondrial gives MAIKTVFGAIRNRSFSSRVSPCYRSLSTLVLAEHDGGSIKASSLSAVEAAKSLGDDNSVSLLLAGSGPSLQEAAAHAASMHPSISKVLIADSDKFTYPLAEPWAQLVRIVQQKGSYSHIIAGSGSFGKNILPRASALLDISPITDVTEIHGSQLFVRPIYAGNALSTVHYTGTNPCMLTIRSTSFPLGPTLTRSDSDAASLEKVDLSALDEDDAIGKSKYINLSHQDSERPDLGNARVVVTGGRALKSAENFKMIEKLAEKLGAAVGATRAAVDAGFVPNELQIGQTGKIVAPELYMAFGVSGAIQHLAGIRDSKVIVAVNKDADAPIFQVADYGLVGDLFEVIPELLEKIPEKK, from the exons atggCAATCAAGACCGTGTTCGGAGCGATTCGAAATCGTTCGTTTTCTAGTCGTGTGTCTCCCTGCTATCGATCT CTCAGCACACTGGTTTTAGCTGAACATGATGGAGGCTCAATAAAAGCTTCATCGCTGAGTGCTGTGGAGGCTGCTAAATCTTTGGGTGATGACAACTCAGTATCTTTACTGCTTGCTGGTTCTGGTCCTTCCTTGCAAGAAGCAGCCGCTCATGCTGCTTCAATGCATCCTTCCATTTCTAAG GTTCTTATTGCTGATTCAGACAAGTTTACCTATCCTCTGGCAGAACCATGGGCTCAACTAGTACGTATAGTGCAGCAAAAAGGCAGCTACTCACATATAATTGCTGGATCAGGTTCTTTTGGGAAGAATATACTCCCTCGTGCATCTGCTCTGCTGGACATTTCTCCAATCACTGATGTCACAGAGATTCATGGATCTCAGCTCTTTGTCAG GCCAATATATGCTGGTAATGCTCTGAGTACTGTTCATTATACTGGCACCAACCCTTGCATGTTGACAATTAGATCTACGTCTTTCCCACTGGGACCAACATTGACTCGTTCGGATTCTGATGCTGCATCACTTGAGAAGGTTGATCTCTCTGCCTTAGACGAAG atgaTGCAATTGGCAAATCAAAATACATAAACCTCTCACATCAAGATTCTGAACGCCCAGATCTAGGAAATGCACGTGTCGTGGTCACTGGAGGACGAGCTCTAAAAAGTGCCGAGAATTTCAAAATGATTGAAAAGCTTGCGGAGAAACTTGGTGCTGCAG TTGGCGCCACCCGTGCTGCTGTTGATGCCGGATTTGTTCCAAATGAACTACAG ATAGGTCAGACTGGGAAAATTGTCGCTCCTGAATTATACATGGCTTTTGGTGTTTCTGGAGCTATTCAACACTTGGCAGGCATCAGAGATTCTAAGGTCATTGTTGCTGTAAATAAAGATGCAGATGCACCGATTTTCCAG GTTGCTGATTATGGACTGGTCGGTGATCTTTTCGAAGTCATACCAGAATTGTTAGAGAAAATTCCTGAGAAAAAGTAG